The Campylobacter hyointestinalis subsp. hyointestinalis nucleotide sequence GTAAATTTCAACTTAAATAGCTGTAATTGCGGTGAGAAAATTCTTGTAGTTGGCGGCGGAAACTCTGCTGCTGAGTACGCGCTGGAGCTTAGCAAATGTAACAAAGTAACTTTATGCTATAGAAAAGATAAATTTACTAGACTAAATGAGATAAACGAAGCTGGGGTTTTTGAGTATAATAAAGCTGGAAAATTAGAGCTGAAACTGGGCGTAGATATAGTAGAATTAGACAATGAGAATGGAAAAGTAAATGTTAAATTTAATAACTCTACTAATGAAATTTATGATAGAATAATCTATGCAATAGGTGGCTCAACTCCGGTTGATTTCTTACAAAAATGTGGTGTTGAGCTTAAGGATAATGAGCCTATACTTGATGAAAATTTACAAACTAAAACCCCAGGACTTTTTGTAGGTGGAGATATAGCAAGCAAAAGTGGCGGAAGTATAGTTGTAGCTTTAAACGATGCTCACACAGTGATCAGCTATATAATGAAATCAAAATAAGGCTATATGTTGGAATTTAAAAAAACTGTTATAAGAACTACGTTTTTTGCTCTGTTTTGTGTCGCCATAGTCAGTTGTGATAGTGATTCTAGTCAAAAGCAAGATACGCAAAATAGAACTTTAAACTTCTTTGATCTACCAAAAGCTGAGCAAGATTGGTATATCAAAAAAGATGAGCTTGACAAATATGGTGAGTACTTTACAGTAGATAGCTATGCTAAAAATTTCAATATAGATGATAATCAAAGCATAGAAGGAAGCATAGACGAGCTTAAAGCACAGATCCGTCTGCTAAGAGAGAAAAATAGACTTTTGTTTGAAGATAACGCTCAGTTTATGAATAAAAACTGGGCTATAATGACAAAATTAAGAGAGCAGCAAAATAGTTTTGATAATGAAAAAAAACTGATCAATGCAAAAAATTTAGAGATTATGAATGATGTTGAAAAGCAGCATTACAAAAATATCAATGATCTAACAAAAAAGATAAATGAAGTTCAAAAAGAAAATCTTTTAACCATAAAAGCTTATGAGCAAAAGATAGTTAGTCTTGAGAACCAAATCGATACTTATCAAAAAAAATTACAGCAATCCGCTCTTAATTTTGATGATAAGATAGCGACTTCTACAAAAGAAGAAAGGCTTAAAAACTCTGATTTAGCGCAAAAAAATCGTTATTTATTAGAACAGATAGAATCTCTTAAAAAATCAATGGCATTTAGCATAAATGATCTAACAAAACAGATAGAAGAAAAAAAGATACGAGAAAACGAGCTAGAACAAAGTATCTTGCAAAAAGAAGCAAAGATAAATGACCTTTTAGCGTCTCATACAAATGAAATTTTAGAGCTTCAAAAGAAAAATTCACAAGATCTAAAAGATCTTAAAAATGAGATTGTGACACAAAAAAAAGAGTATTTTGACGAGTTGAATTTAAAAAGTTCTGAGTATTTAAAACTGGCAAATGAGTATGAAAACTATAAAAAAGATAAGCAAAAAGAGTTTGCTATCTTTCAGCAAAATTTAGCAAAAACATATAAAGATGCCGAAGAAAAAAAAGTAAATGATATAAAAAATGATTTTTTAAGAGTCATAGTAGAGCAAAACGCTACTATATCGCTACTTAATGCTAGAATTTCTAGTATGGAAGCTAAATTTAGAAGCGATTTAGAAGCTAAAGATAAAGAGTACGCAAAATCTTTACAAGCATTGAAGGATAAAGCTCTATTTATAGAACAAAATGAAAACAGACTAAAAGCCGAATTTGATCAAAACGTAAGTAGTTTTAAGCAAGCTCTTAAACAAAAAGATGTGAAGATATCAGAGCTAAACGCTCAAATACAAGATCTTATAAAAAGTCAAACCGACGGTAAAATGATAAAAAATTACGAGATCTTAAACGAAGATATCACAAAACTAAAACTTGAAAATGAAAATTTAAAAAAATTCGCTGAAGAAAATTTACAAAAATCAAAAGAGCTTGTCTTGCAAAAAGACAAAGATATGAAAATGGAATTAGACAAGCTAAAAGAGCATTATGAAAGCATTATTAAGGATTTAAAAATCGGTGATTTTAATATGACTTCCACTTCGTCTTTGAACGGTAAAAAGAGTATTGATGAGATAAAATGTGAGCTTAAAGATAATGCTATGACAAAAGAATGTCAAAGCAAATTTAATGATTTGCTTAAAAAATATGGCGCTGAGGCGACTTACGAAATAATATCTCTTATCCCTGAGTTCAAATATATAGATTCTAGTCAAACAGCCTTGTTGTCGTCTATGGAGCTTAGATCTACTACTAGCATTATGAGTTTAGCAAGTGAACCATTAAAATCTAAATTTGGCTCAAAACTCAAGATAGTTTATGCTAAAGAGATCAAATTTGAAAAAAGCGGATATGGATTTTTGATCAGAGTTTATAAATGACGCTGTATCAGCTAGAAAACGGATATAGATACAATAGCGACTCTTTGTTTCTGTATGATTTTATCTCAAAGAATAGACTTTTTGGCGATCTTTTAGATGTGGGATGTGGCTCTGGGATACTTGGGCTTTTGTTAAAACGAGATTTTTCTGATCTAAGCCTAACTAGCTTGGATATTCAAGAGATAAATCGCGATATTACGAAATTTAATGCAGATGAAAACGGACTAAAAGTTAGCGCTATTTGTGAGGATATTTCTAAATTTAAAAGCGAAAATAAGTTTGATTTTATAGTTTCAAACCCACCTTTTTATATAGATGAAGTCACAAAAAGTGGTAATGAGCATATAAATATCAGTAGATACAGTGGAAATCTTAAATTTGATGATTTGTTAAAAAGCGTAAATTCTCTCTTAAAGCCACGCGGAGTTTTTTATTTTTGTTATGACGCAAGGAGGCTTGGCGAAGTCGTGAGTGGGCTTGCTGGCTTTAAACTAAATCTTACTAGATTTAGATTGGTATATTCTAAAATATCAAAAGAGTCTAAGCTAGCGCTTTTTGAAGCTAAAAAAAGCTCGAAATCAATGACTAAGATAGAGCCGCCTTTGATAGTGTTTGACGAGTTTGGATATAGCAAAGAAGCAAAAACGGTATTTGATAAAGCTAACACTCAAAGTAGGATTTTTGTATGCAAATAAACATAGAGAAAAAAGACGGTTTTAAGTATGAATTTGATCCATCATTTTGTCAGATATGCGGTGGAAAATGCTGCACTGGAGAGAGTGGATATATATGGATAAGCAAGGATGAGATATCTAAGATAGCGGCTTTTTTCGGAATGAGCGATGATGAATTTAAAAAAATATTTTGTTATAATGCCCACAATCGCTATAGTTTAAAGGAAAAAGAGTATAATAACGGCTATGCTTGCATCTTTTTTGATGAAACTCACAAAAATTGCGGAATTTATGAGCTTAGACCTAAGCAGTGTCTGACATTTCCATTTTGGGACTATTTTAAGAAAAACTTTAAAGAATTGGAGAAAGAATGTATTGGTGTAAAGCAATTGCAGTAATTGCTCTATTTTTAGCCGGTTGCTCTAATAAAGCTGCCATAAACATAAATAAAGTACAAATTTATAATAACGTAGATGTAAATACTACTGTTTATCTCGAAACATTCAATGCATTTTATTTAGTTGGTGATGAACAAAATGCGAGTGCGATAAGAAAATTCTATGAAATTTATAAGATAACAAATGATATAAGCTATCTAAAAGAGGCTTTAAAGCTTGCATTTGTCACAAAAGATGAGATGTTAGATAAGCTTATGAACGAAGCAAAGATTTACATAAACGATGATCTTGATATATTAAGAATGCAAATAGGATATTTTGTATCGACTTACGATATAAACTCTGCAAAGTCTTTGGCAAATGAACTGATCAAAAAAGATGGAAAAAATGCTACGAATTATGCTATTTTAGGTGGAGTTTATATCTTTTCAGATGAGCCTAAAAAGGCTTTAAATGCATTTAAAAAAGCGTATGAATTAGACGCAAGCGAAAATAATCTTCTGAAATTAGTAGATGTATTAGAAAATAAATTTGATAATGCAAAAGTAGCTAT carries:
- a CDS encoding NAD(P)-binding domain-containing protein yields the protein MENVYDIIVIGGGPCGIATIVEAKHNGFKNVLLLEKGDNHSQTIRKFYKDGKRVDKVYKGLESETKGNVEFFDGTKESTLNYFDRLLDDGKIDAMFNSEVESVKKNNGVFEVATSKGTFKTKNVMIGIGKMGKPNKPEYKIPPSLTQVVNFNLNSCNCGEKILVVGGGNSAAEYALELSKCNKVTLCYRKDKFTRLNEINEAGVFEYNKAGKLELKLGVDIVELDNENGKVNVKFNNSTNEIYDRIIYAIGGSTPVDFLQKCGVELKDNEPILDENLQTKTPGLFVGGDIASKSGGSIVVALNDAHTVISYIMKSK
- a CDS encoding tRNA1(Val) (adenine(37)-N6)-methyltransferase, translated to MTLYQLENGYRYNSDSLFLYDFISKNRLFGDLLDVGCGSGILGLLLKRDFSDLSLTSLDIQEINRDITKFNADENGLKVSAICEDISKFKSENKFDFIVSNPPFYIDEVTKSGNEHINISRYSGNLKFDDLLKSVNSLLKPRGVFYFCYDARRLGEVVSGLAGFKLNLTRFRLVYSKISKESKLALFEAKKSSKSMTKIEPPLIVFDEFGYSKEAKTVFDKANTQSRIFVCK
- a CDS encoding YkgJ family cysteine cluster protein, whose translation is MQINIEKKDGFKYEFDPSFCQICGGKCCTGESGYIWISKDEISKIAAFFGMSDDEFKKIFCYNAHNRYSLKEKEYNNGYACIFFDETHKNCGIYELRPKQCLTFPFWDYFKKNFKELEKECIGVKQLQ